A stretch of DNA from Diospyros lotus cultivar Yz01 chromosome 14, ASM1463336v1, whole genome shotgun sequence:
GTGGATTCAATAATATAGGAAACAGATTATTAAAAGCATGCTAAGGAAGAGTCCTGAACACAGACCAACTGTAAGTTGATGCAGTAGATTTTATATGTCCAAGCCGCAGACATTTTCATCCTCTGATTGTTGCATGTCCTTGAATGTCAGGCTGCAGACCTCTTAGGACATCCACATTTGCAGCCATACCTCCTGCGCTGCCGCAACCCTTCCTCCATCTTTCTTCCAGTGAAGCCTGCAAAAAACACTAAAgacaaaacaagaaaattatCATCTAGCAGATCAAGTGGTGGCAAAGACAATGGAGAAGCAGTAAAAATGTCATCACGGAAGGAAAATTCAGATAAGCAGCAGTTGAGTTCATCAAACAATGACCAGCCAGACATCACTGCCAAGGCAGAATATAACCTTGAAACCAAGAGAGTTGATCCTACCCGCTACCCTGAAGATGGATTGAATGGTAGCGAGGATGTAAAAGCCAGGGGCTCCACTCGTGACTTAACAGCTAGCAATGAAGCTAAGCAAGTGTCCTTTAACTTGCTCACACTAACAGAAAGCACCAGTACCCAAAGTACCAGTACCAGCAGCACATTGAATTATCAGGTCGAACTTGAAGAGTGTGGAAATGCCACTCTGGGAGAGAATGTAAAGGACCATCAGATCTTTAGTACTCAACAAGTTAATGGGGACACTATAATGCAGAGAGTGGGTGCTAAAGGGGGCTCCGCTGATCATAAAAATTCATCTCCAGCTACAGATAAAGCAAGACAAGAACATGAAGAAACTGATAAAAGTTGTTTGCTCAAACTGAACAAACCTGAATCATACACAGAAGGCATAACTGTAGAATATGCATCATCTGGAAGTGATGATACAGTTCCTTCCAAAAAAGACGCAGTGATAAAGACCGCAAATGCTGGTAACTCCATGCAGATTGAGAAATATGCCTTGCAAGTGTTAAATCAGGCATCAAGTAACATTTCATTGCTGAGTACACTAGCTGCAGTGGGTGGGAACAGTGATAGCAAGAGGGAGTGGGGCAATCCGAGCCAGCAACGAGCTGATGCCCTGGAGTCTCTGCTCGAGCTTTGTGCACGGTTGCTTAAGCAGGACAAGCTTGAAGAGCTTGCTGGCATTCTTAAACCGTTTGGGGAAGAAGCTGTCTCATCCAGGGAAACAGCAATTTGGCTGACCAAGGGTCTCATCACTGCCCAAAAATATGTTGAAGGAAGCTGAGGCTTTTAGCAATTTGAGGTGGAGTActctttcttttcctatttattctcaaaattggTTTAATTTATAGATTGCGTTCCCTTTGAGAGGTGATTTGATTGGAATTAGAAGATGCAAAGAATAAGCATTAACATAAGAACATTTTGATTAAACATCCGCAATCACTCTGGGCTGAATAAATCTCTCTGGCTTCTATGGCATGGCATGTCAAGTCAATTATTGCTGGATCATCTGGATAATTTGTACAAAATTTCTAGTTTTAAATACTAGCCAATATAGTAAAAACCAAAGAcaacgccccccccccccccccccccccccccaaaaaaaaaataaataaataaataaataaataaataaaaataatatatatatatatagcatatgGCTGAATATTTAATCCACTCTTGGCTAAATTTAATGCTTCATATCCCCAGCTGGCCCAGTCTTTGGCATGTGAGACAAATTTGGttgtgatgaattttttttttgattccATGGATTGTAGGAAAATGAACTTGTTGGTGGTGAATTATATTTTGCCGATTATAAGGATAGAAGTTTGTTCTCCAACTTTTGGTTTGCTTACGCAGTTGTAGCTGTTATTCATATTAAGTTGATGTGGATATATCtcctatatataaaaaaaaaatgacaaataaacTACTTGCAAAACATGTAGTATGAATAATATGTATTATATCTGTGTTGGGACGTGCAATAGGCTCGGTTATCTCTAACACTTAGAACCAAATGAATctgaaataaatatttgaagGTTGGAagcacacatacacacatacacgcatacacaaaaatagtaaacaaaacaaaaaaagcatAGTAAGATTTTATAGTAATTCACCCTAAAATATAGGGTCACATCCATGTTAAGTTTCGGCGAAAAGAGCTCACTGCATTAATTGAAAAAGTGTTTACACTATCATTATACACTCATTAGTCCTCTAACAAAAATGCCCAAAGATTACAAACAGatcaaaaaacatatataaagaactagagaaaatgaagaagaagaatgcgtacaaagaaaatgagaggaaacccttaaacaaaaacaacccgattgatttttaaattttgagaaccAGAAAGATATAAATAGGTAGGGTATGAGACAAATCAATAGTTGAGATAAGCCTGATGATCATATCAACGATATCCATAACATCAAATAACACGACAAAATGTAACAGGAGAATCAAACTTGTCACAAACTAAAACGATAAGAGAGGTTGCCATTTTGGCCATCCAAGCACATGAGCTCGAAAACGATAGTAATTTGGAGCAGCTAAAGTGTGGTTGCCACCTTGGCCTTTCATCTGTAATTCCAAAAACACCTTTTGTGTTGGTACTTCAAATTTGACCTTATGAATGCTCAACAATCTGGATGCCAAATTTGACCTTATGAATGCTCACTGTTTTTGAACTAGATTCAATCTAAATCTGATAAGATACAAATTTAATAAGGACTGATTCGCTTCAGATACATTTGTACCTTAGACCGAATCTCACAAATTTGAAACTTATTACTCGGTCTAGATGCATGCTaggtaaaatataatatttttttgggtcTAGGCGCGCGGTGTACAATATTGTCTCTAGCTCTATTAACAAGTATTAGTCCCACATCGGAATAATAGTCATAGAAAGTGTAGAATATATTACTGGAGCAGAGGAGATACGGGCACGACCTTACTTGAACAGGATCTGTTCTATAGGCTCGTACCTCTGTGTCCTTGAGTTCTAAGGAGACAGGAACCAAAGTCTGGTGGATGATCCATGACCGCGAGACCAGAGCGTGATTAACGGTTCTAGCGGCGTCATAGCCGTCGGAGCTGTAGAGGATCGTTCTCGGCCAGCTTCGCCTGGCTGGGATGGTCTCGCGGTGGTCTGACAGACTTctccccttttttctttttcccctaTTTGAGTTTTCCGTCGAACAAATTCAATGGAATCCCAGTCAGGCATCGCCAATTGGCCTCCGCTTTGGACCCAGAACCAGCCTCCTGTGGCGGAGGTACGTAAAAGCTTCAGAACCCAATTcgaattgacaaaattaaaccTCAAATCAACGAGGTATTGGGAATTTGTTTGTCTTCAAACATGCAGACTGTTTGTAATTTGAAtgctttataatttttatatatattattctttaattaattgtatAGAATGTATATTATAcctatcaaaaaataatttttttttttgaacccAAATCAAAGTGAATCTCTTCCTTAATTGGATTCCAAGCAACATGcgaaacatatatatgtaatttgCATTGTAGTGGAATCTTCTCTGTGATTTGTTAACGAAAGAGGCATATTTACAAAATTGTTTTCAATGACGAGACGAGCGCCCTTTCCCTAAATATCTTGAAACTCCCGGTTCCTGCTGCTACTTGGTTTCAATATCCATTCAGTTCACGGATTGTATGTCCCCATTGGGTGTGGACTTTTGGCATCCCTACTGTTGGCTATGTCACGGTCTCGTCTCCTTAATTGTGCACTCAAGATAAGATAAGAAGCCACACATGAACAACCTTGTCTtgtcttgaagaagaaaattgcTGGAAGGAGAACTCAAAAGAAATCTCAAATAATTTCTCACAGGCGCAGCAACAACAATGTCGAATTAACGAGAGCAAGAAGTCGCAGGTATTGGATTAATTGAAGAAGACAACACCCATAACTCACTAATTAATTCCCTTTTTTGAAGATTGTCGCCGCCTTTttattaaatcttttaaaactttaattGTAAGGAAAATTCAAACTTAATAAGAAGAAGTGCAGCACTTGAACAAGTCAAAttgcaatttaatttttggaGGAATAGACGGAAACAGTTAGTGAGATTAAATTTGGGATtggaaaacaataaaatttataaataagaacTTTATCTCGCAAGGAGTTAGAATTAGAAgataaagaataatttttaatttaaataaaacttaaatattttattcactGAAACGAAAATGCAAGgtaaaagtataaataaaaaaatacaagaatttttttgtaaatataatttttaatataaaaaataattattcaatctaaaagtAAATATAAATTCCTTCCATAACGCATTCAagcaaatataaatataaattttataattcattgtatttaaacaaacataaatatacattttataatgcattcaaacaaatataaatataaagttcACAATGCATTTAAACAAACATGAGCAATAAACATAAGTTTCATCCATGActtagtaataaaaaataaataataaattaaaaaaatcaaacataatacaactaaAGCTGTGAAAAAGTGAATTGACAACCACACGAAGTACCAAGCACTGAGCAATCGACCTCAAAAAGGAACTGAACAATTGAAGTTGGAAACGATGACCTTGGGAGCAATCGCATTGAGCAACTAAATCAATAACGGCTTGAGCACCAAGCAATCGACGGCAAGAGGGAACCAAGCAATTGAAGTTGGAAACGGTGACCTCGCGAGCAATCACACCGAGCAACTGGTCAACAAGGGGAATGACGATGAAAGGATAATCAATCACAGTTAGACATGAGATGATTCAATCGAGCTTTGATTTAAACTTTagagaaattagatttaggACTAAGCCTCGAGGAAAGAAGAAATGTGGATTATATATTTGTTAGTTAGagacataaaaaattatgtttctaaTCGTCGTACGTCATCTGAAAATCATCTCCTAAAATATCTTAGCTTTCTTACGAAACatcttctcaaatatttttgaaattatagaaacgactcagaaaatatttttgaaagttttcaaggttttcaaaatgaaaaacatctCGAAAATACCAAAACGATGTCTCTTGAGTCGTTTTCATAGATTAGAGTACATAAGTACAGAATATTATTAATGTGAAATAAATTTCCCAAATTTGACTTTGAAATGTCTAATCTTAAAGCTCAAGATACAACAAGAAGCAGAAGGCACGTAAATTCTATTGCTTTTGTAGGACCTAATTTACGAAACATCCATTTTAACTAGGAAAAGGTGGCTAACAAGGAATTTTATTCCAACTAGAATGTGTCatcaaggtttttttttttttttgttctactTCAAATGAAGCTAACAATCAGTtgagtataattaattaattaaattaataagtgAATCTTATaaatatctttatctttatatatataaaagtaggatagtttgaTAAAGAGTTTTTCcccctcaaaacttgcattaattactaaaagtattaattattgtaaaattaataattaatctttcaatacatgagtttttcaatactaattatgagttttttaatgaattattttgtgtatattaaatatttagttagggggtgtttgttaatcaagataagagagagaaaatattaGATATAAGAAGCATTTCGAATGTTTGGTATTTccaatgtatttgttaaatttatttgactattttCGAAAAAACCTCACGTGACCTTTTATCTCctattttcaagataaatttatcagaTCTCCttcatcagataaatttatctaactctttcaagataagactcaattacttatataccccttgtaggatagttaatgccatttaatgcattttaaagatttaaatttattaaaaaaacttatttatttaagtcttataattaatattatttaatacatttttaaattgttatatgttttgataatttttaaaatttaaatttctccctctatatatatattttattaactaatataattcatttcaccaatttttaaattattttatttaattttatattttattatctattatgaaaatatttttggccatttttaattatctaggtggaattattgtaattctaataataattatgtctacttttcaactccttttaaatttaattttgaacatgaatttagaaaataaaatattttttttaattttatttttttatttttttgacaattcatattaatcataaaataatatttaaatcataaatttaataatagggatattttgatataaaaaaaactctcaTCTTAgtacttatcatatgcattaacaaacacataaaaagaaaaaatacaattatcaatgaattccaaaaaatttaacaaacactctgatagaaatcttgaaatgcttttcagccttattttgatcattccatattttgatCCAGAATGCATTCCGATCTTATTTTGATACCTCgtattttgctcattttaataaacgcctccttaatatacatataataaagtAAGATAGGCTACAAAAGAATTTTTCCcaccaaaacttgtattaataataattaaattatctttatctttatattattattattataaaagtatgataatctacaaacaattttttttctcgaaacttgcattaataataattaaattagtattactaaaagtagtagtaattaataattactataaaattaataataaatttttcaacacataagtttttcaatactaatcatggattttttaatgcattattatgtgtatattaaatatttagttagtaaatAGTTTGTTGTTGACACAATTAAATAGATgaatatacatatgtatgtagGTAATTTTTAATCTACATGAATTGATATACACCAAGAAATTGCACAAAATGTAGCCAGAAAATcacttttatattgatttttcatgGTCTTTCCGGCTTACTTgctgaaaaaattattaaataccatttataatgtgtatattatttatccacccgtttaaatatttagttagttaaCTTTTAAGTATggattttttaatacattattatctatatataaatatttagttattaaatagtttttcaagcatttttttccctccggccaaaatattttttatctctaagacttacattaaattaaagatagtaataattaataattaaagtaaaaaattaagcatggatttccaatactatttataatatttatgtataacttaattttaaactcaattaatcttctcatcaattaatccatcaataaatcaaaataaatattattttttaagaatatgaatagacaacttaaactattaattaagttatagaaaattatttatttgtataaaataaaaataatttgcacttagTAGTTATTATTCCAAAGCAATTGGAGACATCctataaagtattttaaatttttttactataaattaaataaatattattaatagaaattttgaatagataatttaaattattaattatgtcatgtatagatatataatttctcaatgaattaaaaataaatattactttataaatattattaatccaaaatatttataatattatttttgattaattcttcaaagattaaaaaataaatattaatgtatgaatttttcaatattaattaagatttaatatatcaCATTTACAAGactatagaaaaaaattaatacataataaaagaaaaataagttaaaattcatatttttgaagttttgttatcattgcaaaaattaaattttaatatcaaaaattaaaaatttcaagtaaatttttaattagcattgaaaaattcatactttctcacatttaggagttttaatttatatttatatttataatttataaataaatatttaatataataaataattttattttaataattaatcaatcactacctttaatttaatgcaagactaatgtatgaattttttaatattaattaagatttaagatattatatttttaagattaatatataaattttttaatattaattaaaatttaatttttaaatttattataattatatctcCCATGCATTGCACTGTTGAAACACTAGTAATAGAAAGAAAGCTGCAAAGTTTAATTAATTCAGTAATTGGAAGCAAGAAAATAGATTTAAGGTGAAGTTAACAGCTGGTTTGAGACCTAATTCAAACATTATTAAAGCCGAGATGTAACTCCGCACCCATCTCGGAACTCTTCTCAATCATGTCCGTTTTGGTTGCGTACAAAGACGGTCTTGCCCCTTTCACTCCTGCCGCATTGATGTCAAATTAGGAAACTGATTTGATGTGATGAGGTGGAACGGAACGGTCCTGATTGCTCTTACGTCACGCCTAACACAGCTAGCTTAGCTTTCATTCCCTGATCTCACCCGCAAATATAACACGTACGTACGGTACTCTGAAAGCACCATAAATTGCTTAGCTCGCCttttgataaagaaaattatttcaaattatgttattttaaatgagataataattaaattatcttattCAGATatactttaataataatataattagtaTAGTATATCTCAAGACAATTATATTTGATCATATGTAACACTGTCATATCATCTGTTTGTAGTACATATACTATCaactatattatattataataatgaatGTTTCGAGCATCAATTCAATTGTGAGA
This window harbors:
- the LOC127789534 gene encoding serine/threonine-protein kinase Nek6-like, which produces MEVENGDTRSKIEDYEVIEHIGRGAFGAAFLVLHKAENKRYVLKKIRLAKQTEKFKRTAHQEMNLMANLNHPYIVEYKDAWVEKACCVCIVTAYCEGGDMAEIIRKARGAVFSEEKLCKWVTQLLLALDYLHSNRVLHRDLKCSNIFLTKENDIRLGDFGLAKLLGTEDLASSVVGTPNYMCPELLADIPYGYKSDIWSLGCCMFEIAAHQPAFRAPDMAGLINKINRSSISPLPILYSSTLKQIIKSMLRKSPEHRPTAADLLGHPHLQPYLLRCRNPSSIFLPVKPAKNTKDKTRKLSSSRSSGGKDNGEAVKMSSRKENSDKQQLSSSNNDQPDITAKAEYNLETKRVDPTRYPEDGLNGSEDVKARGSTRDLTASNEAKQVSFNLLTLTESTSTQSTSTSSTLNYQVELEECGNATLGENVKDHQIFSTQQVNGDTIMQRVGAKGGSADHKNSSPATDKARQEHEETDKSCLLKLNKPESYTEGITVEYASSGSDDTVPSKKDAVIKTANAGNSMQIEKYALQVLNQASSNISLLSTLAAVGGNSDSKREWGNPSQQRADALESLLELCARLLKQDKLEELAGILKPFGEEAVSSRETAIWLTKGLITAQKYVEGS